In a genomic window of Streptomyces roseoviridis:
- a CDS encoding C40 family peptidase has translation MPALASHRKPRTPRPHATAFGVTTAALASVTLLSGQSASAAPAAPAAPARPTVEEIRQKVDELYRQAGAATQEYNRAKEATDRQRREVDRILDDVARRTEAVNASRRALGSYAAAQYRAGAVGPTATLIFADSPQDYFDQTHLLDRLSARQHTAVAAYEAQRAAAAKQRARAARGLTELTASQKALGDSKRNVQRKLAEARTLLARLTAQEKARLAELERRREAEARRKAEERAKVEAAARAAAEAERERRERTRPAPTPDPATPPPSGASYEAKAAEAIAFARAQIGKPYVWGATGPNSYDCSGLTQAAWRAAGVDLPRTTWDQVEAGSRVTTAGLLPGDLVFFYDDISHVGLYIGDGKMIHAPKPGAYVREESIYSMPIHGGVRPA, from the coding sequence ATGCCGGCCTTGGCGTCCCACCGCAAGCCGCGCACGCCCCGCCCGCACGCCACCGCCTTCGGTGTCACGACGGCTGCCCTGGCCTCCGTGACCCTCCTGTCCGGACAGAGCGCGTCGGCCGCGCCCGCCGCCCCCGCCGCGCCCGCCCGGCCGACGGTCGAGGAGATCCGGCAGAAGGTCGACGAGCTGTACCGGCAGGCCGGTGCGGCGACGCAGGAGTACAACCGGGCCAAGGAGGCGACCGACCGGCAGCGCCGCGAGGTCGACCGGATCCTCGACGACGTGGCCCGCCGCACGGAGGCCGTCAACGCCTCGCGCCGTGCGCTCGGCTCGTACGCGGCGGCCCAGTACCGCGCCGGCGCGGTCGGACCGACCGCCACCCTGATCTTCGCGGACAGCCCGCAGGACTACTTCGACCAGACGCATCTGCTCGACCGGCTCTCGGCGCGGCAGCACACGGCGGTCGCCGCGTACGAGGCACAGCGCGCCGCCGCGGCGAAGCAGCGGGCACGGGCCGCGCGGGGTCTCACGGAGCTCACCGCCTCGCAGAAGGCACTGGGCGACAGCAAGCGGAACGTGCAGCGGAAGCTGGCCGAGGCGCGGACGCTCCTGGCGCGGCTGACGGCACAGGAGAAGGCCCGGCTCGCGGAGCTGGAGCGCCGGCGGGAGGCCGAGGCCCGGCGCAAGGCGGAGGAACGGGCGAAGGTGGAAGCGGCCGCGCGGGCGGCGGCCGAGGCCGAGCGCGAGCGGCGGGAGCGGACCCGTCCGGCCCCGACACCGGACCCGGCCACTCCGCCCCCCTCCGGGGCCTCGTACGAGGCCAAGGCCGCCGAGGCGATCGCCTTCGCCCGTGCTCAGATCGGCAAGCCGTACGTATGGGGCGCGACCGGGCCGAACTCCTACGACTGCTCCGGCCTCACCCAGGCGGCCTGGCGCGCGGCGGGCGTCGACCTGCCCCGTACGACCTGGGACCAGGTGGAGGCGGGCAGCAGGGTCACCACGGCGGGCCTGCTCCCGGGCGATCTCGTCTTCTTCTACGACGACATCAGCCATGTCGGCCTCTACATCGGCGACGGCAAGATGATCCACGCGCCGAAGCCGGGCGCGTACGTGCGCGAGGAGTCGATCTACTCCATGCCGATCCACGGCGGCGTGCGCCCCGCCTAG